The segment GGGTGATGTTCGGTTGCTGATGGATACAGCCCGCGAAGCAATCAGGAAGGCGCTATAAAGCTAAACCTTTTAAGGAATATCAGTTTCTTAAGATTATGTCCGCAATTCTACAGCAGGATCTAGTGCTCTTCGCATATATGAGCACTTGGCGCCCAGTCTTCCATATACCATGCAAGCGCACCATGTACCTGTAACCCGTGATACCGTACATACTCGAGTTGTTCTTCGGAGTAGATATGCCCATCTAAAGGTTGGACTGACAGAACCTCCGTGGGGCCGTATCCGGTTGTCGAGGACTCAGCTACAAACACGGGATGTCCGCAAGAGCCTAAAGGATGTTCAATCGTCAATTTCCCTAAGCCGATCCCCTCAGCCATACAAGGTACATCTATGTCTCTGACTAAATCCATATTAAATTTCCTTAATTAAGATTGAAAACTTATTCAAAAATAGTTTTTTTTAAATTCCAAACTATTCTATAAGTTACGTTCCTTTAAACCGAGGATTTTTTGGATCTTCGGCTGTGATAAATTTTCCTTGGTCACCAGATAGACTTCTGTCACGGTCTCTAAAGGAATTTTCTTCCCTCTGGCTGCCATTGCTGCCTGAGCCACGGCAATTCTGCCTATCTTATAAGGATCTTGAGCTATTCCCGCAAGAATATAACCTTCTTCTATCTTCTGGATCATCTCTGGATCTGGATTAAATACTACAAATGCCAAATCCTTACGTTTCCCCATTTTTTCAAAAAGTTCAAAAATAACTTCGCTGCTACTTTCATTCAGGCCAACGACTGCATCCAGCTTTGGATTCTTCTTCGAATCCATTCCATCGCTCCACATGGTGGCCCGAATCTTTGCCAAAGCTATTTCCGAATCTCCGCCAATATACATCGACTTGCTTATTTTAAGCTTAGACCCCGAATTCTGCAATTGCATTTTGAATCCCTTAACTCGCATGTGCACCGGGTTGTTTCCTCTCTTGAACAGCCCCAGCCCCACTTTGCCGGAACCTTCCAGCTTTTTGTCCAGATATTCAGCCGCCAGCATACCACCTTTAAAATTATCGGAATGAATACTACCGATTTTTGCGCCATTAAATGTCTCTGAAACCATCTGAATTATCGGTATTCCCGCACGCAAGACTTTATCCAATGATTTCTGCATCTTAAACTTACGAATTGGAGAAATCACAATTGCGTCGACATTATTATTAATGCACCAGTCGACCTTACTTTCCTGTTCCTTGAAACTTCCAAATCCTGCTGGAGCAATCCAAAGAAGTTCGATACCACTATCCTCATTCGCTGTGCTCTCGGCTCCTTTTTTCAATAATTTCCAAAAATCAAGATCACCACGTTCCGGTATTACTGCAATGGAAAGTTTTTTGGGTGCAACTGCATCTGCAACTCTTGTCTGGATTGGGTTCAACATTATGACAACAAACAAAAAGATTATAACCGACAATTTACTTTTCAAGTTAAAGCTCCGCACACTCATCCTATCTCCTTTATTATCTTCACCGTTGCTAAATAATTTTGAATAAATTTAGACACCGGAATACGGGGCATAAATCAATCATGATATTCACAAAAATATGTGCCAGAAATTTCGCAGCAGCAATACAAAATTCAGTCAGAAACATCTCCGCCCACAAATCCCAAAGATCCAGAACACGCCAAGCTCACTATACATGCGACAATCAACGCGCAAAGAAGACTCAACAACACGAATAGCGCGGAAAAAGACCAGCCGAATGAAGCCACCAATACCGGGAAAAGTACAGGTTTGACTGAACGGCAGGCTATAAAATTAGCTACGTGAAAATCCGAAGCTCCTTTTTCCTTCAAAGACTTAAATAATGGATACCAAGCATAAATCGGCCCCATGGAGAGAATTCCTGCCAATGAAGAAAAACATATGCTTTTTAACCCGGATTTTCTACCGAGAAAAGATGTTACAGTTGCTGATGACAAAAAACGATTAAACAGCACCATAATAATAAGAGCCAGACAAAGGGGCAAAGCTATCTGATGGAACATTAAACCGCTGATGTGCAGGGCGCGGTCAGTAGCCGCTGGCGCAAGCAGTAATCCAAATCCGTATAAAGCCGCGATAGCCAAAGGAAACAACCATGGTTTTAGAAAAGATCCAAAACGGAAAAGAATTGAAGAACCACTGTATTTGTTCATACGCCGCCTCTCAACAAGAATACAACCAAAGAGACAAAGACGACCACTACAAATCCAGCCGCATTGCGTACCAATGCAAAACGTAACCCCAGAGCAGCAGACTCAGCAGGAATTTGAATCACGCCCACGCTGACCCAAGCCAGCATTAAGGCCATAACTCCGGTCAACCCCACTCCGGCTTCCAGCAAACCATGACCTATAACATAACTGTTTACAGGATTTCCAGCCATAATACT is part of the Maridesulfovibrio ferrireducens genome and harbors:
- a CDS encoding substrate-binding domain-containing protein, which produces MKSKLSVIIFLFVVIMLNPIQTRVADAVAPKKLSIAVIPERGDLDFWKLLKKGAESTANEDSGIELLWIAPAGFGSFKEQESKVDWCINNNVDAIVISPIRKFKMQKSLDKVLRAGIPIIQMVSETFNGAKIGSIHSDNFKGGMLAAEYLDKKLEGSGKVGLGLFKRGNNPVHMRVKGFKMQLQNSGSKLKISKSMYIGGDSEIALAKIRATMWSDGMDSKKNPKLDAVVGLNESSSEVIFELFEKMGKRKDLAFVVFNPDPEMIQKIEEGYILAGIAQDPYKIGRIAVAQAAMAARGKKIPLETVTEVYLVTKENLSQPKIQKILGLKERNL